DNA sequence from the Thermococcus gammatolerans EJ3 genome:
ACTGCGAGTATAGGTGGACGGGGAGCAAGTACGAGAGAACCTGCTACCTGCTCTTCAAGAGCCCCCTCATAAAGGAGATGAAGGCCTCCTTCTACAGGGGCTGGCTTGACAGTTTGAGGCTGTGAGGTGAGGAAGATGAGCGAGCTCAAGCTTACCCCCGAAGAGGTTGCCGCCGTTAGGGAACTTGTCGAGGTTGCCGTAGCTCTGAAGAAGGGCGGAACCCTCGGACTGCTCAAGTCCTTCACCGAGAACGGCGACAGGTTACTCGAAACAATCTCCGAAGAGAAGGCCCTTTTGAGGCTCGCCGCGATAGGAAATTCAGCCCTCGAACCGGTCAGGGAAATTGAGGCAGAGAAGGTAAACGACATCAGCATGAACGTTGAGGAACTTGTCAACGCCCTTCTCAGGGCCCTCGCAGAGACAAACCCGAAGGAGGTTCCAAAGGTCGGGATGACGGGAGCGATTGGCTACCTCCGCGACGAGGACGTTCAGAAGGGCCTCGGCTTCCTATTGACCCTTGCGAAGAACCTCGGTAGGGTTTTGAACGAGAAGTGATTCTTTCCCTTCTTTTTGGAGGTGGAACCGTGAGGGTTCTCTTCACCTACATGGGAGCGCCGACGACACCCGACGAAGTTGAGGACTTCATATTCCGCTTTCTCTACGACGTGAGGAAGGACATAGGACTCGACGTGCCGGGGGCCAGGGCGATAATCAGGGGCATAGCCAAGGCCCGCGCCCGGGCAGTCAGGGGCCACTACGCGGTTATGGGCGGAAGAAGCCCTCTTGTGGATTACATGCGAGAGATAGCCGAGCTGGTGAGTGAGAGAACAGGTTATGAGATAACCCTCGGCATGTGCTATTCCAGACCTCTCCTTGAAGAACTGAGCGACGGCTTCGACCTCGTCTTTCCGCTCTACCACGTCTACTCCAGCTCGACGACCGAGAGGTGCCTGATTAAAATCAGAGAGCTCTTCGGTGAGAGACCCTACATCAGAGAGTGGTGGGGCAACGAGAGGTTCATAGCGTGGGTCAGGCACAACATCGAGAAGGGTTTGGCGGAGAGCGGTTTTGAGAACCCCCACGTCGTCCTGAGCGTCCACAGCCTGCCAAGGAAGGTCATCGAAGGGGGCGACCCCTACCTGAAAAGCCACACAGAGCTGGCGAAGAGGGTCATGAAGGCCTTCGACTTCGAGTGGGAGATGGCCTTCCAGAGCAGGTTCGGCAAAGGTGACTGGCTCGGGCCGGAGATTCCAGAAGTTCTGGAGAGACTTAAGGAGGAGGGCGTTGAGGAGGTCTTAGTTTACCCCCTCAGCTTCCTCGTTGAGAACGTCGAGACGCTTTATGAGCTCGACGTTGAATACCGGAAAAAAGCCGAGGAGCTCGGGCTGAGGTTTTACCGGGCTAAGCTCGACCACAGGCACGATTACCTTATCTCGGCGATAGCCCAAGAGCTTAGGAGGTGGGAAGATGGGAAGGCTTAGGGACGCTTTCATAGCCTACGTCTTCGGCTTCGTTGGGGGTATTCCCCTGCTCCTCATGAAGGACACGGACGAGCTGACAAAGCTTCATGCGGCCTACTCCAGCGTGGTGGGCTTCTTCTTCTGGATTGCCTTCATGGGAGCATGGCACATGTACCCGGGTTATCCTGAGTTCGGCTGGTCGCTCTACGTCTTGGCCCTCTGGTACGTCTACGCGCTTTTCGGGGTCTGGAAGATGCTGAGGGGTAAGACCTACAGGATTCCCGGCGTCGAGGGACTGGCCAAAAAGCTCGTTAGAGTAATAGCCCCAGCCGTGTGAGGGGTGAAAATGAGACGATCCATCGTCGCCCTGTTTTTCACC
Encoded proteins:
- the hemH gene encoding ferrochelatase, whose amino-acid sequence is MRVLFTYMGAPTTPDEVEDFIFRFLYDVRKDIGLDVPGARAIIRGIAKARARAVRGHYAVMGGRSPLVDYMREIAELVSERTGYEITLGMCYSRPLLEELSDGFDLVFPLYHVYSSSTTERCLIKIRELFGERPYIREWWGNERFIAWVRHNIEKGLAESGFENPHVVLSVHSLPRKVIEGGDPYLKSHTELAKRVMKAFDFEWEMAFQSRFGKGDWLGPEIPEVLERLKEEGVEEVLVYPLSFLVENVETLYELDVEYRKKAEELGLRFYRAKLDHRHDYLISAIAQELRRWEDGKA
- a CDS encoding DUF1641 domain-containing protein, with amino-acid sequence MSELKLTPEEVAAVRELVEVAVALKKGGTLGLLKSFTENGDRLLETISEEKALLRLAAIGNSALEPVREIEAEKVNDISMNVEELVNALLRALAETNPKEVPKVGMTGAIGYLRDEDVQKGLGFLLTLAKNLGRVLNEK